The following proteins come from a genomic window of Meleagris gallopavo isolate NT-WF06-2002-E0010 breed Aviagen turkey brand Nicholas breeding stock chromosome Z, Turkey_5.1, whole genome shotgun sequence:
- the S100Z gene encoding protein S100-Z isoform X1 gives MSGLWLLCHISDSGFMLHSSPAPAMSTPLEDAMNTFIRIFHHYSGKEGDRYKLSKRELKELLTRELTDFLSGQNDPHLFDKIMNDLDSNKDNEVDFNEFMTLVATLTVACNDFFEEQLQEEGF, from the exons ATGTCAGGACTTTGGCTCCTCTGCCACATTTCTGACTCTGGGTTTATGCtccacagctctcctgctcctGCCATGTCCACTCCGCTGGAGGATGCCATGAACACCTTCATCAGGATTTTTCATCACTACTCTGGCAAAGAAGGTGACAGATACAAACTGAGCAAAAGAGAGCTCAAGGAACTCCTCACCAGGGAGCTCACTGACTTCCTTTCT ggccAAAACGATCCTCATCTTTTTGATAAGATTATGAACGATCTGGATTCCAATAAAGACAATGAAGTGGATTTTAATGAATTTATGACTCTGGTTGCAACTCTGACTGTGGCTTGTAACGATTTCTTTGAAGAACAGCTTCAAGAAGAAGGATTTTAA
- the S100Z gene encoding protein S100-Z isoform X2 gives MSTPLEDAMNTFIRIFHHYSGKEGDRYKLSKRELKELLTRELTDFLSGQNDPHLFDKIMNDLDSNKDNEVDFNEFMTLVATLTVACNDFFEEQLQEEGF, from the exons ATGTCCACTCCGCTGGAGGATGCCATGAACACCTTCATCAGGATTTTTCATCACTACTCTGGCAAAGAAGGTGACAGATACAAACTGAGCAAAAGAGAGCTCAAGGAACTCCTCACCAGGGAGCTCACTGACTTCCTTTCT ggccAAAACGATCCTCATCTTTTTGATAAGATTATGAACGATCTGGATTCCAATAAAGACAATGAAGTGGATTTTAATGAATTTATGACTCTGGTTGCAACTCTGACTGTGGCTTGTAACGATTTCTTTGAAGAACAGCTTCAAGAAGAAGGATTTTAA